The region ATAACGTATAACAACTACTTATTAACTAAAGTAGATAGTCTAGAGTCCAAAGTAGATCAATTAGTTGAATCTGTAAGTACAGAAAAAGATAGTACATCTGTGCGAACAGCATTTGTCAATAGCAGATTAGCATATAAAGAGATAGAATGGGCTGTATCATACTTTTTACCTCATACTAGTAAGGCGATTAATGGTCCTGCTTTAGATCAATTAGATTTAGATGAGAATAAATTTATCCCTGCAGAGGGATTTCAGGTGGTAGAAGAGTTTCTTTATCCAATATATGACACGACAAGTAGAGAGGACTTACTATTAGAGGTAAAAAGGTTAAAGAGCTTTGTACACGCAATGAGAAAGAACTTTGAGGTTATTACTATTTCGGAAGCCCTAGTTTTAGAAGCCTTAAAGATGGAGGTTTTTCAGATTACAGCTTTGGGCATTACAGGATTTGATACACCAGCGAGTAAATTGCAATTCGTAGAAGCTACAGCTAGTTTAAAAGGAGTTAAGCAGGCTCTTTTATTAAATAAAACTTGGGCTGATAAACCAGTGTATAAGGAAATAACTACTCTATTAGATCAGGCAATCGCTATCTGTGAGAAGAATTCAAGTAAAGATAGTTTTGATTATCTAGATATGATTACTAGTTATTTAGACCCTATTTCAATGGGTATTGTGAATTTACAGAGAGTGTTAGGTATTCCATTTAATGATGGTAATCAGGTGGTTAAAGGAAGTGTAGGGTCGTTTTTTGATAAAGATTTGATTAATCTAAATGCTTTTATGCCAGATTCTACTTATTATTTAACACCAGAGAAAGTAGCTTTAGGAAAGGAACTATTTTTTGACAAAAAGCTTTCTAAGGACAGTTTTAGAAGTTGTGCTGACTGTCATCATAAGGATAAAGGCTATACAGATGGGTTAAAAACAGCCTTAGACTTAAAAGGACAACCACTGGTACGCAATACACCATCGTTAAACTACTCTGCTTATTATCATGGACAGTTTTTAGATATGCGCAGTACTACTTTAGAAAGTCAGTCTTCCGATGTGATTACCAATAAAGATGAAATGCATGGAGATTTAGATCAAATAGTCGCTCATTTAAATGAATCAGATAGATATAAGAAACAATTTAATGCAGTATTTAAAACAGATAAAGACATCGAGGTATGGCAATTAGAGAATGCTTTAGCTACGTTTATTCGTTCGCTATCTGTTTTTAATTCTCGTTTTGATCAATATATGCGAGGAGATAAGAAAGCAATGACAGCGCAGGAAAAGAACGGTTTTAATCTATTCGTAGGTAAGGCACAGTGTGCTACCTGTCACTTTATGCCACTGTTTAATGGTACGGTGCCGCCATATTTTACCAATTCAGAGCAAGAGGTTTTAGGCGTTCCTGCTAATAAAGAAGGAACAGTGTTAGATGGGGATTTAGGACGATATGTTTATAATACAGATCTTCCACAATTAAAGCATTCCTTTAAAACGACAACTGTTAGGAATATTGGAGAGAGTGGACCTTATATGCATAACGGTGTTTATACAACATTAGAAGAGGTAATGGATTTTTATAATAAAGGAGGAGGGCTAGGTTTAGGACTTGAGCTAGAGAGTCAAACCCTACCTGAGGATAAACTAAATCTGTCAGAACAAGAGATTAAGGATATTATAGTATTTATGAAAGCACTTAGTGATAAGTAAGATTTGGTAGAATTATGTTTTAAATAAATAAGGTTTGCGTTAATAAATGCAAACCTTATTATGTTATAAGTAGTTTACTTATTTTTAAGCATGTCAATTTTATTTTTAGCATCTGTAAAAGCTGTTTCAATAACTTTTCCCTCTGAAATAAAAAGAGTATTATCAGAACCAGTGCGTTCTAAAGTTATAAACCAGTTAGCTTTTGCTTCTGATACATAA is a window of Myroides oncorhynchi DNA encoding:
- a CDS encoding cytochrome-c peroxidase; translation: MKILKYISVFVLTLSILSCANKENKYEDITYNNYLLTKVDSLESKVDQLVESVSTEKDSTSVRTAFVNSRLAYKEIEWAVSYFLPHTSKAINGPALDQLDLDENKFIPAEGFQVVEEFLYPIYDTTSREDLLLEVKRLKSFVHAMRKNFEVITISEALVLEALKMEVFQITALGITGFDTPASKLQFVEATASLKGVKQALLLNKTWADKPVYKEITTLLDQAIAICEKNSSKDSFDYLDMITSYLDPISMGIVNLQRVLGIPFNDGNQVVKGSVGSFFDKDLINLNAFMPDSTYYLTPEKVALGKELFFDKKLSKDSFRSCADCHHKDKGYTDGLKTALDLKGQPLVRNTPSLNYSAYYHGQFLDMRSTTLESQSSDVITNKDEMHGDLDQIVAHLNESDRYKKQFNAVFKTDKDIEVWQLENALATFIRSLSVFNSRFDQYMRGDKKAMTAQEKNGFNLFVGKAQCATCHFMPLFNGTVPPYFTNSEQEVLGVPANKEGTVLDGDLGRYVYNTDLPQLKHSFKTTTVRNIGESGPYMHNGVYTTLEEVMDFYNKGGGLGLGLELESQTLPEDKLNLSEQEIKDIIVFMKALSDK